A region from the Lytechinus variegatus isolate NC3 chromosome 6, Lvar_3.0, whole genome shotgun sequence genome encodes:
- the LOC121416523 gene encoding monocarboxylate transporter 14-like: MSYMSTVLALNEFFPENFIFVNSFSLYGYTAGSIILPIITERSLEAYGYSGAFVILGALNLNLVACGATLRKAPRENTTSITNEGGNETGMTERQNRTDNGMISPNQYSAFLDGGTDDQPSEDEGDKTRLIKTKMWNNRNQDKLPETESTGIRRLFQSCKQSFGICNESIYLISSPLHFLLYYLSFAWMLFLVPHAEQLGIPPSKAVFLSTIGGIGGIIGRTLLIVIIHKELQVYTFYIATGVVCTASFLLDFIGSSYGVRAVLAFVQGYSFFIEDCIPGNLYKDAIFNDANFGASVALGSFMGGLGATVSGTFSGYLYDVTQSFTKVFIITGCFHACAVFNLAFVAILIKRRNDRTTLT; this comes from the exons ATGTCGTACATGTCAACAGTGCTTGCATTGAATGAGTTCTTCCCAGAGaacttcatttttgtaaatagCTTCTCGCTATACGGCTACACTGCTGGGTCAATCATATTGCCAATTATAACGGAACGATCCCTGGAAGCGTATGGGTATTCTGGCGCTTTTGTCATCCTCGGAGCTCTTAATCTTAATCTCGTTGCCTGCGGTGCAACATTACGAAAAGCCCCCCGAGAAAACACTACTTCCATTACGAACGAAGGGGGAAATGAAACTGGCATGACGGAAAGGCAGAATCGTACCGATAATGGAATGATATCCCCAAATCAATATAGCGCATTTCTAGACGGAGGGACGGACGACCAACCTTCCGAAGACGAAGGCGATAAGACACGATTGATTAAAACCAAGATGTGGAACAATCGGAATCAGGACAAACTACCAGAAACAGAATCAACCGGGATACGTCGTTTGTTTCAGTCCTGTAAGCAGTCGTTCGGGATCTGTAACGAATCCATATATCTCATCTCCTCACCACTCCACTTCCTCCTCTATTACCTGAGCTTCGCTTGGATGCTCTTTCTTGTTCCTCACGCTGAACAACTCGGCATCCCACCCTCCAAGGCAGTCTTTCTCTCCACAATAGGTGGTATAGGAGGAATCATCGGTCGGACCCTCTTGATAGTTATCATCCACAAAGAACTCCAAGTGTACACATTTTACATTGCAACGGGTGTGGTCTGCACGGCATCCTTCCTGCTGGACTTCATCGGTTCGTCTTATGGAGTACGAGCCGTGTTGGCCTTCGTCCAGGGATACAGTTTCTTCATAGAGGATTGCATTCCAGGAAATCTGTACAAAGATGCCATCTTTAACGATGCGAATTTTGGCGCTTCCGTTGCTCTCGGTTCGTTCATGGGAGGACTCGGGGCGACAGTTTCAGGAACCTTCTCAG GTTATCTATATGATGTCACGCAGTCATTCACGAAAGTTTTCATCATCACCGGCTGTTTTCACGCCTGCGCTGTCTTCAATCTCGCCTTCGTAGCCATCTTGATCAAACGACGAAACGACAGAACCACATTAACTTGa